From the genome of Cedecea lapagei, one region includes:
- a CDS encoding non-heme ferritin-like protein, giving the protein MPAASMIQKLNAQINREFYASHLCLYLSAWCTRNHLTGSADVLRGQAQNHVTHMMRVFNFMKRAGGMPSVDTMTPPECQCLNLEELFQRTLDDYHLRHETLTMLKEEAKAANADKIVSFLTTLSKEQDRDGERLQMILAEVRSARKAGLCMSQTDQHLLNLVEKEYH; this is encoded by the coding sequence ATGCCCGCTGCCAGCATGATCCAGAAACTTAATGCGCAAATTAACCGTGAATTTTATGCCTCTCACCTGTGCCTGTATCTGAGCGCGTGGTGCACCAGGAACCACCTGACCGGCAGCGCCGATGTTCTTCGTGGTCAGGCTCAGAACCACGTTACGCACATGATGCGGGTCTTTAACTTTATGAAACGGGCAGGCGGTATGCCGAGCGTTGACACGATGACGCCGCCTGAATGCCAATGCCTGAACCTGGAAGAGCTGTTTCAACGAACGCTGGATGATTACCACCTGCGCCACGAAACGCTGACTATGCTGAAAGAAGAAGCGAAAGCGGCCAATGCCGATAAAATTGTGAGTTTTCTGACGACGTTAAGCAAAGAGCAGGATCGTGATGGAGAGCGGCTACAAATGATCCTTGCAGAGGTGCGTAGCGCCCGAAAAGCGGGCCTGTGCATGAGCCAGACTGACCAGCATCTGCTGAATCTGGTCGAAAAAGAGTACCACTGA
- the flhD gene encoding flagellar transcriptional regulator FlhD, translating to MHTSELLKHIYDINLSYLLLAQRLISQDKPSAMFRLGIAEDMANTLGELTLPQMVKLAETNQLICQFRFSESQAITRLTQDSRVDDLQQIHTGILLSTRLLNEVSTPAEAPKKKRA from the coding sequence ATGCATACTTCCGAGTTGCTAAAACATATTTACGACATAAATTTGTCGTACTTATTGCTTGCACAGCGTCTTATAAGTCAGGACAAACCTTCAGCCATGTTTCGTCTGGGCATCGCAGAAGATATGGCTAATACTCTCGGGGAACTCACGTTACCCCAAATGGTTAAACTGGCAGAAACTAACCAATTAATTTGTCAGTTCCGCTTTAGCGAAAGCCAGGCGATTACTCGCTTAACACAAGACTCCCGTGTGGATGATTTACAGCAAATTCATACCGGTATTTTGTTATCTACCCGTTTATTGAATGAGGTGTCGACGCCTGCCGAGGCACCTAAGAAAAAAAGGGCATAA
- the uspC gene encoding universal stress protein UspC, protein MSYHHVLVAVAVTPESHRLVQKAVSIVKPVNGKITLVTLASDPELYNQLAAPMLENLRDLMLEETHLFLDELKSKAQYPVEKVIISTGELSELILSICEKQDVDLVLCGNHNQSFFSKITCSARAVVASSQIDVLLVPL, encoded by the coding sequence ATGAGCTATCATCATGTGCTGGTTGCCGTTGCCGTCACGCCAGAAAGCCATCGACTGGTACAAAAGGCCGTCTCTATCGTCAAACCCGTCAACGGAAAAATTACCCTCGTCACGCTGGCCTCCGATCCCGAGTTGTACAATCAGCTTGCCGCCCCGATGCTGGAAAATCTGCGCGATCTGATGCTGGAAGAAACCCATCTTTTCCTTGATGAACTAAAATCAAAAGCACAGTATCCTGTTGAAAAGGTAATTATTTCCACAGGGGAACTAAGTGAACTTATTCTCAGTATCTGTGAAAAACAGGATGTGGATTTGGTGCTTTGTGGCAATCATAACCAGAGTTTCTTCAGCAAAATCACCTGCTCAGCCCGAGCGGTGGTAGCCTCGAGCCAGATTGATGTGCTGCTGGTGCCACTTTAA